The following proteins are co-located in the Pararge aegeria chromosome 3, ilParAegt1.1, whole genome shotgun sequence genome:
- the LOC120637002 gene encoding uncharacterized protein K02A2.6-like produces MDKKAIRFEEYNPDSSNWDSYIDRLKFCFEANGVIVDNVKRANFFTVCGSRVYDTLLALITPRKATEVTFAEIETLLGKHYSPKPNEISMSFKFYKRDQKRSESVSDFIADVRKLSSKCNFTDLERMLRDKLVCGMSDSRLQYELLKKDNLRYQDVVDAMLASESAGRDVRMIHATASNSSGATADAATPAPEAGEPMDVNAKRGHIEKICIKKNKTNNKRDINLTEEDDHLNGIYSIRSTARVPPYEVEVIIADVRVRMQVDTGASFSLVNERTWNVLDKRLPRDSLQPVQLSLRTWNETPVKLLGQATVSVRFKDIVQVLNVIVAKGTGPNLLGRDWLSPLKITMNINFVANGDLVQMEKVIANHGEVFRDGLGTYKGNPVAIHVKSGANPRFLKARPVPYALRERVEKEIDRLEREGVLRAVSFSEWATPVVPIVKKSGEIRLCGDYRSTVNEATESDTYPMPTANEVFATVAGGKFFTTLDLDRAYTQVIVDDNTSKLLTLNTCKGLYTVHRLAFGVKTCPGIFQRLMTSLLAGIPGVAVLIDDIIICGRTMLEMHERLDVVLERIEKAGLRLNKNKCKFAKERVEFLGFVIDSEGIHPAPSKVESIVNTPAPKNKKELQAFLGLYNFYERFIQNKATILEPLHRLLDTEQDWKWTKVEQNAFETAKRLLTFDVTLIHYDVNKPVILTCDSSEYGVGAVLSHEMEDGTDRPVAMASRTLHSHERRYSQLDKEAASIMFGITKFHNYLMARRFRIITDHKPLLGIFDPKKPMPNMLSPRLTRIAIALTSHNYEITYKPGPKIGSADSLSRWPQPVPEQPEQQLCDILLMAETPEDFPYDAEHIASATRQDKTLCQVVHYIQRGWPAKVKDRELRPFWLHRLEWSLQNDCILLGCRVVVPRSFRQQVLQVLHKSHTGIVQTKAVARSYVWWPGLNEDVESLIGSCTKCLENRHMPPKTSHEWITPARPWSRLHIDFAGPFHSKYFLIIVDAHSRWPELYMVNNTTSATVIRLLRSAFATHGLCEMLVSDNGTSFVSSEMQKFLKANNIRHVTTAPYHPATNGLAERMVQTIKDKLKKMDSLSWEVRIPNLLLALRSTPCTTTNKSPAELLMKRRLRTLLDTPHPDNLQNKKTEKQISNNNQKKPRQTNVSQQIMYRNYSNMGPRWLPGIINEKIGPSSYKIETNDGVIVNRHIDQLIKKTAATTQTEEKEENNGTPVPNQGTEETDENMNEDLNEGKEGSSQGSEAIITIPDSSQWAEMLGIPSTSERTGKIKNKCSMRSKSPYQRP; encoded by the exons atggaTAAAAAAGCAATAAGATTTGAAGAATACAACCCGGACTCGTCAAATTGGGACAGTTATATAGATCGATTGAAGTTTTGTTTCGAGGCGAATGGCGTCATTGTAGATAATGTTAAACGCGCTAACTTTTTTACAGTTTGTGGTTCGCGGGTGTACGACACTTTACTTGCTTTAATTACGCCGAGAAAGGCTACTGAAGTGACTTTTGCGGAAATAGAAACTCTTCTCGGTAAACACTATAGCCCGAAGCCTAACGAAATATCGATGTCGTTTAAGTTTTACAAACGCGATCAAAAACGTAGTGAGTCTGTATCGGACTTTATAGCTGATGTGAGAAAACTTAGTTCGAAATGTAACTTTACCGATTTAGAAAGAATGTTGCGCGACAAACTCGTGTGCGGGATGAGTGATAGTAGATTACAATACGAACTTTTGAAAAAGGACAACTTAAGATATCAAGACGTGGTGGATGCTATGTTGGCATCCGAGAGCGCGGGGCGCGACGTGCGCATGATTCACGCCACCGCCAGCAACAGCAGCGGCGCGACCGCCGACGCAGCTACGCCCGCTCCAGAAGCTGGCGAGCCGATGGACGTTAACGCG AAACGCGGTCACATTGaaaaaatttgtataaagaaaaataagacGAATAACAAGAGAGACATCAACTTAACAGAGGAAGATGATCATTTAAACGGTATATATAGCATACGGAGTACAGCACGGGTCCCTCCCTACGAAGTGGAGGTTATAATAGCAGACGTGCGCGTTCGTATGCAAGTAGATACAGGTGCCAGTTTCTCTCTTGTCAACGAGCGCACATGGAACGTGCTCGACAAACGCCTCCCGCGCGACTCTCTACAACCGGTGCAGTTGTCTCTGCGTACGTGGAACGAGACTCCAGTCAAACTTCTAGGACAGGCTACTGTATCGGTCCGTTTTAAGGATATCGTTCAAGTTCTGAACGTCATAGTGGCTAAAGGCACCGGGCCAAACTTGCTTGGCCGAGATTGGTTATCACCACTCAAAATAactatgaatataaattttgttgcTAATGGTGATCTTGTACAGATGGAAAAAGTAATAGCCAATCACGGAGAAGTGTTCAGGGATGGCCTTGGTACTTACAAAGGTAATCCAGTAGCTATTCATGTTAAATCAGGCGCAAACCCAAGATTTCTTAAGGCTCGCCCAGTGCCATATGCGCTTCGAGAACGAGTGGAGAAGGAAATAGACCGGCTAGAGCGAGAAGGAGTATTGCGAGCAGTTTCGTTTTCGGAATGGGCTACCCCGGTGGTCCCTATAGTAAAAAAGTCTGGGGAAATAAGATTGTGCGGAGACTACCGCAGTACAGTCAATGAGGCAACTGAGTCCGATACGTATCCAATGCCAACGGCTAATGAAGTTTTTGCAACGGTGGCCGGTGGAAAATTCTTTACAACTCTTGACTTAGATCGAGCTTATACACAAGTCATTGTAGACGACAATACATCAAAGCTGCTCACTTTAAATACATGTAAGGGTCTGTACACTGTGCACAGACTGGCATTTGGTGTAAAGACATGCCCAGGAATTTTCCAACGATTAATGACGTCGTTACTAGCTGGTATACCAGGAGTTGCAGTTTTGATCGACGATATTATCATCTGTGGGCGTACAATGTTAGAAATGCACGAGAGGCTAGACGTCGTACTTGAAAGAATCGAAAAAGCTGGACTtcgtttaaacaaaaataaatgcaagTTCGCTAAAGAGAGGGTGGAATTTTTAGGATTTGTTATTGATTCGGAAGGCATACATCCGGCACCGAGTAAGGTGGAATCAATAGTAAACACTCCAGcccctaaaaacaaaaaagagttACAAGCATTTCTTGGGCTTTATAACTTCTATGAGCGATTCATACAAAACAAAGCGACTATACTTGAGCCTTTACATCGATTATTGGATACTGAACAGGATTGGAAATGGACGAAGGTAGAACAAAATGCATTTGAGACAGCGAAAAGGTTACTTACATTTGACGTGACTTTGATACATTACGACGTAAACAAGCCAGTAATACTCACGTGTGATAGTTCTGAGTACGGAGTGGGAGCTGTATTGTCTCATGAGATGGAAGATGGTACAGATCGCCCAGTTGCAATGGCATCTAGAACGTTACATTCGCATGAAAGGCGTTACTCTCAACTTGATAAAGAGGCCGCGTCGATTATGTTTGGGATTACCAAATTTCATAACTACCTGATGGCGAGACGTTTTCGTATAATCACGGATCACAAGCCACTGCTCGGGATTTTTGACCCCAAAAAACCTATGCCCAACATGCTCTCACCTCGGTTGACTAGAATTGCTATTGCACTTACTTCACATAACTATGAAATAACATACAAACCTGGACCAAAGATTGGTAGTGCGGATAGCCTAAGTAGATGGCCACAACCGGTTCCAGAACAGCCTGAACAGCAATTATGCGACATTTTGCTAATGGCTGAAACACCTGAAGACTTTCCCTATGATGCAGAACACATAGCTTCAGCGACAAGACAAGACAAAACCTTGTGTCAAGTGGTACACTATATTCAGCGCGGGTGGCCTGCAAAAGTAAAAGATAGAGAATTACGACCGTTTTGGTTACACCGGTTAGAGTGGTCGTTGCAAAATGACTGTATACTCCTTGGTTGCAGGGTAGTAGTGCCAAGATCCTTTAGACAACAGGTATTACAAGTTTTACACAAATCACATACAGGAATAGTACAAACTAAAGCAGTAGCGCGAAGCTATGTGTGGTGGCCAGGGCTCAATGAAGATGTCGAATCGTTAATCGGCAGTTGCACAAAGTGCTTAGAAAACCGACATATGCCGCCAAAGACGAGTCATGAATGGATTACACCAGCAAGACCATGGTCAAGACTCCACATTGATTTTGCTGGACCGTTTCATagcaagtattttttaataattgttgacGCACACTCAAGATGGCCTGAACTATATATGGTTAACAACACAACGTCAGCTACAGTGATAAGACTTTTGAGATCAGCTTTTGCAACACACGGGTTGTGTGAAATGTTGGTGTCTGATAACGGCACTTCTTTTGTATCGAGCGAAATGCAGAAGTTCTTGAAGGCTAATAATATTCGGCATGTGACTACTGCACCCTACCACCCCGCTACTAATGGGTTAGCGGAGCGGATGGTACAGACAATAAAAGATAAGCTAAAGAAAATGGACTCCTTATCATGGGAGGTTAGAATTCCTAATTTATTGTTGGCGCTTAGAAGTACGCCATGCACAACAACCAACAAAAGCCCTGCCGAATTGTTAATGAAGAGGCGTCTACGAACACTTTTAGATACTCCGCATCCAGATAACCTGCAAAATAAGAAGACAGAGAAACAGATAAGCAACAATAACCAAAAGAAGCCACGACAGACTAATGTAAGTCAACAGataatgtacagaaattatAGCAATATGGGGCCAAGATGGCTACCAGGTATCATAAACGAAAAAATAGGTCCATCGAGCTACAAGATTGAAACCAATGATGGTGTGATTGTTAATCGACATATtgatcaattaattaaaaaaacagcgGCAACAACTCAGACAGAAGAAAAAGAGGAAAATAATGGAACTCCAGTGCCCAACCAAGGAACTGAAGAAACTGATGAGAACATGAATGAGGACTTAAATGAGGGAAAAGAAGGAAGTAGTCAAGGATCTGAGGCAATAATTACCATACCAGATTCTTCTCAATGGGCTGAAATGTTAGGGATTCCTTCTACCTCGGAAAGGACAggcaaaatcaaaaataaatgtagTATGCGTTCTAAGTCACCGTACCAGAGACCTTAA